From the Glycine max cultivar Williams 82 chromosome 11, Glycine_max_v4.0, whole genome shotgun sequence genome, the window TGACAAAGTGTTAAAGccctaattttaattgaatcttcaaaaaacttttttttttaatagaactaGCATGCTGCTGCTTATTTGCATGAAAATGACATTGTTTTCCTTCTACAGATAGAGTATACATCGCTTGCTGATGTTCGAATGGTTAAGCATGGCAATCCTGATTTGAAAACTGTAGTTGTTTCTAGTGATGCTTGGGTTAAGACAACAAAAGCAACTAATGATATTACCAAAGAAAAACTTGCGGCAAAAGCAACTAATGGTAGCACTGATGAAAAACTCGCAGCTGATCAAACTACCATGGGAAGTTGCCAGCCAGAAAGAGGTCATATCACTGCTAAAGGTAATGTACACTTTACGATTATTGGAGTGTATGGTctatagaaaaatgaaaacattttgaTGCACTAAACATGTGGAATTTCTTTACAGAAAATGGGGAAGTAAACGTGTGGGACGAAATTAACGAGGcattaaaagcaaagaaggccAAGCTGTCGAAGGAGGATGGTTGGAGTAGAGGAGGAGAGAGCTCTAGCACGAGGTCATGGTCCCATAGAGCCATGAGATGCAGTGCGCTGGGTCCCACAATGGCATTGTTAAGGTCCAACAATGGACTTTAAGAAACAAGCCTACATCTGTTGTGTCACCTATCCGTAGTATTTTGGCATATATGAACAAATTACCGAAGCCACCATCATCTTTTTGGTTATATGAACAAATTACCGAACCACCATCAGCAATTCAGGTTGCATGTCCTGATTTCAGTATATTATAGGCAAAATATTTGAAGGCTTATTCTTATTATCCATCTTTCGGATGTTATTAGTTGCAGTCCTCCTGAAAACCAAGCAAAAAATTGAATCAACTGCTACACAAAAATATGAGACCATTGTTCACCTTCCTAagtaccaaacaaaaaaattatgattatagaTAAAAACGCCTCTTTTCACACAATTTACTGTTAAAAATTCTATGATTGTTAGTTGGCAAACCGTGTTGTATTTAAACCCTGCAAACTAACAGTTGTCTGCGACTAATTAACCAGGCAGACTATTAGAAATCAGCGTTCCATCACTCAAGTTAAATATGggttttgaaacttaattgttattaattaatggATGCAGTAACTAATGACAGATGAAGATTCATTCTACAACACCGTAAGCTACTTCTACTAACTTGtacacattaacattgattCCTGACGAGTTAAGATGGACTCCATATTCAATTTAGCAACTGTTATGTACTTCAATTGTATAAGCAGGCAGACTAAAAGAAATCAGCGTTCCATCACTCAAGTTAAATATGggttttgaaacttaattgtttattaattaatggaAGCAGTAACTAATGACAGATGATGATTCATTCTACAACACCGTAAGCTACTTCTACTAACTTGTACACATTAACATTAATTCCTGACGAGTTAAGATGGACTCCATATTCAATTTAGCAACTGTTATGTACTTCAATTGCAATTATAATATGCATGTAATCACAAATCATCAGTATTGGGCACGCTGCAAATTTACATCCAAAATTTGCAGAATTCGTGCTCAACTCATCCCATTTCCTTTCTCCTCTATGTCAAGCTCAGCCATTTTATTACATAACTCTGTACCACGATCCTCTTTGTCATTAATCTCACTCTGCGGTTCAACACCTGAACTAATAATATAGTCATCTGATATTAGccattttcctttgttttcacGGTCAGATTGTTTGCAAGTATCATCATCCTTCACCACATTATCATCTAATTCAGGCAAAGAGAAAGACAGTGATCTTACCACGTTGTTCTTGGGGACATGAGAGGATTCACTGGCTGAGGGTAGCAACATCAGAGGCGGTGGATGATTCCCTCTGCGCTCGGCGATGGAGAGGAAAGAACCTTTCAACTGCAAATTGGAGTTCGCCCCTCCAAATGTGTGATTAGCTGAAAATTCTTCCAAGGGTGAAGAGACATCTTTGTGAAGTAAAGTGGAATTTTCTGAGAAAGACGCGTCTTTAACATAAAAGGGTTCAGCCGATTCAAGGCCAGATGGTGATGGCTGCCGAGAAGACACCAAGGACAAGTCGGACCAGTTGGTAGAGGAAGGCGAAAAAGTAAATGAACTGGCGTAATCAGAACTTGAAGGTGAGAGTGTTGGTGACTTGGAATTGAATTTTGGAATGCAGCTTATGAAGCAAGGAAAAGGATTTGATGTGCCGGTAGGAGACAGTGGCAATGATGAAGCAACACCATGAACAGAGAAGTCCATGGCTTCAGGACTACCTTTTTCCCTATTTGGATAGCATTCAAAGGAATCCGGTGAACCACACGGAGGAATTGATGATGGTGACAAAGGCTCATATGCAGCTTCCTCAGATACACTAGGTTGATGATCATTGCATGGGGTTGAATCAGCATCACAGATGAATTTGGGGGATGTGAGCAATCCACTAGCAAACTTCCTCCTCAGTCTTGCCCAACCTTGTTCTCTAGCAGGAAGACAAGTTTCTGATCCTGGATCAGacaaggaaaaaggtggaacaACCCCACCAGCAAGTGCCTTGTGGAAAATCTCAAAATCCAAATCATATGCATCAATTTTTCTTGGACCAGTAGTCATCCCAGAATCAACCGGTTCAACAGCACTCTCcatgccttcagagggctcctccatgatcacCACTTCTTTTTCAGAATCACCTGATATTCGTTGCTCAATAGAAAGAGCAATCCAAAACCCGGGTGGTTCTTCACCTTCGTGGATTGTCAAAATAGGACCTTTTGCCCCCTCATAACGGATCACCTGAAAGGCTGCACTCCTTGCATTGCATGACATCACAGAGTCACAATGTTTCCCATTCCAAACATAGATAGCAGAAGGAACATGGACAATGAATGCCCCACGAGAATCAAGAGCTTGTGAACCTGGCTGGTTAACCATCTTGGGGACAAGATGAAGAGGGTCATAGGGGGAGTGAGGAGCCATACGATACATCTTGAGAACAGAATTTGGACTTGCAGGCATAGCATGAACCCTTTTCTGACACTGCAAAAGTTGACAAGCAAAACCCATGTTCGGGTTTGTGACAGCCCTTGCAGTCTTCACAAACTGAAAAGCATCTTCAAAGCTCTGCCCTTCCCTCCACATGAGGTAAGCAATCACCAAAGCCGTTGATCGAGAAACCCCTTGACAACAATGGACAAGGACACGCCCACCTTGCTCTCTAACATCCTCAAAGTAATCAAACACATCATAGAGAATACTTGTGATGTCCTCAGTGGGGCTGTCCTGCAACCAAAGTGTCTTGTACACAAAATCACCTTTGAAATACTCAGGACAAACAAAGCCAACACAGTTGAGAACGTGAGTGATTCCATTCTGCCTGAGGAGTTCGTGGTTCTTGGCTACCGTGTCACTCCCCAAGTATATGTGCTCGGCAATTCTGGAACACTCTTTGTCAAAGAAGGCCAATTTGTCCCTCTTGAAGAGAAAATCCTTGGTGGGTTGTTGTTGACTTGAGGAGGTTGAGGAGCCTCTTGGAGTCTGAGGAAGTGGCCAAACTCCAAGATCATCAGATCCAGCACTAGGCCATTCCTCCACGTTGCGTTTGTTGATTGAGAGAGGCTGAAGGGGTGGCAAAAGTGGTCTTGTTTTGCTGTTTGTCGGTGGCTTGCGGCTATTGGGAGACCTATCAGTCCATGAAACAGAACGAGAATAAGTTTTCCATGCAACACCACCGgggggggctttgtccttcttaCCCGCTTCCCCTAacatggtgttttttttttttttctgaagaaAAAGGGTGTGCTATAAGATGGAAAAGACAGAAACTTGATCCGCACCCATTAAAGCATTGTTACTCACTATTGAGTACTACAGAGGGAAAAAATTAGAGAGGGGTTGTTCTTGTTCAAGTTCAAAAACGTGGTAAATGGGAGAGGAGGTATTTGCAGCTTTGAGTTTGTCTACCCCTAGTGTTCCATATTCCCACCTAATACACTTGACCCTGTCTTTGTCTCTGACTCTTTCTTTGGAACATACACATATGCatgttgataaataaataaaaaagtgaagggagaaggaaaaTTCAAAGCAGACAACACGTCATCATTtgcactttttttaatttctttctttttccttaccCAGAGTAGTGGCGAAGTTGAAGTTCTATTAACATATCATAGTTGAGCGTATGAGTACAATGTAgtgtaggaaaaaaaacaagcatTTCTAAGTATCTTTCTTACAAGGCAAATGGATAAAAGACATTACACGCCTCTTTCTTGGCTCTTGCAGTGTCGATTAGTTACGCATACGTCCACCTTCTCTGAACTCCTAATTCTCTAAATCTACTCATTTTAGTCAAATGAAAGTTACAGTCTCAATCATGTTGCAACTCTTTTACCGGTTCcttccttttacttttattagttCAGTCACGTTGTATGCAAAAGAATACATATctgaaatatatgtatatgtttagTAGTACCACAAAATTCGACAAAGTAGTTTAGCATACCCCTAATACTAGTACTACTTGGTCGTTGGttccttttgtttttggtttgaaCAAAATAAAGCAGATACCTTATTGTATCTTAATGCATACATAGCATGCACATTGtacaatttaatctttttaatttgtcCAGGCTTCGTTGCCAAACCAAATTTTAATCTagcacacacatatataattgCCAAACCATACACACACAAAGATATATatatgcgtgtgtgtgtgttataAAGCGTAATGGTAGGGAGTTGTAAGCAGTGAGTgagaatatttttgtttgttgaacGTAAGAATATTGTACAATAGGAAATTGCCAAATTATTGCAAATTAGTatatgaaaagaaattaaaataaaaaagggtcaAAAAAGGGTGGCGATGCAACTAGAAGCCAATTGGTTAAGTTTGTGGTCCGCATGGAAGACCTTTCCAAACTAGCCGCCTTAGAATTATTATCCTGCGAAGCACGTCATTATATGTGATCCCATTAGTGTTGCATCTTTACAATATATCCAACCACCCCAGCTTTGTCCACTCCCAAATTTAGTCTCTCTCATAAAGACTAAAAAGTGGTGCCCTTAAAACTGTCCCAAGTTTTGATGCAGATGGGAGTAGATAGAAAATAGACTACAAATTGCATTGATGAAGTCAATTTTAGGCATTTGGTAATAATGCatgttaaaacaaaaataactttgaaTATGAAGTTATTCAATGAGATACATCATACATATTATTATAAGATGCTGTTTGAACATTCCAAAGTGGTAAACaggtataaattttaaatttcttttgcaTAGCCTAATTTAAATGATTGTGGATTGTTTTTGAAATGATGATCAGGCATTCTCGCATTTTTAATTGTCAGGTtcgtattaaaatttaaataataaagtgaGATATGAATGACAAGTGCCATCTCCCTTTTGTCCCATGTTCTTTTTTTCCCAGTCATGTAAATTATTGCTaggtttcattaaaaaaatgttcatttaTTTTCCTCATGGTTGTTAgtgttttaaaaacaaaacatgtaACATTTTTCAAGCATTCGGTAGTTGACATTGACAATTtggcattttaatttttaaatctgcTTAAAACAGGCCCAAGTGAAAAGTGGAGCCTTACGGAGCTTCGTTTGGACCACCCAATTTGGATAGGGCTTGTTGTGCTTTAGTGAAGGGAATTGCTGGGCTTATTGATATAATCAGAACTTTGCGCACCCTACAAATGGCTGATATACCCAGCATATGATGAATAATTTCAATATTGTTCTTCCATAAAGCTAATACGGACTGTAAATTCATAAGTCTAATACGGATTCATAATTTGTAAGTGATCAatattgttttttcaaaaatatattttacaaattaatttaaaattaatgagtcATGCAGGAATCAAATCTGTGACTTTTGTGTTATTAACACAATGTTTTAACCAACTGAACTGTTAGGTCAGTTATgttataaaacaattaatatccctatatatatatataacactaaaatttttaatgtatatttaacgCACGTGTAAGTTTAgattataaattttgtgacaattaattttgatctaataattaatttgtttacatatataaatttttatgaaatctatgatttttatttaaaatttatatatagaaaaaaatatattattagattaaaattaattgtaataaggCCAAAAAATGCACTAGTAGATTTATGttaataacatatttatttacttatataaatttttattaaacctatgatttttatttacaatttatatatgtaaataaataaattattagatcaaagttaattattacaaaatttattatataaatttacacgtttattaaatatacattaaaaaatttagtgttatatataactacattaattattttataacgtaATTGGTCTATTAAGCGTCGTGCTAATAATGTTAAAGTCATAGATTTGATTCGTTCATgagccattaattttaaattaatccaTAATATggatttttaattcataataaacTTACAAATTTGTAATCTATATCAACTTTACGAAAGGACAATTGTTTATCTTGTACTGAGTGTACTAGCAATTTGTTGGGTGTGAAAAACAAATGTCCTCAGGACTATAATGTCTGACCCAcgtaaaagaaaagattgactttttccttatggtatGGTCAATTCGAATCCATATTGGTCTAAAAAACATGTTATTTGAACATTATAAAGTGGTAAATaggtattaattttaaattacttgtgCGTAtccatatttaaatatttttttattgttttagaaATGATCAGGCATTCACACGTCTTTAATTAACTGGTTTcgtattaaaaattgaataaaaaagtgAGTTATGAATGAACTAAAAATTGAAGTGTCAAACCTATTTTTTCCCCACTCAAGTAAATTATTGTCCGgtttcattaatatatatatatatatatatatatatatatatatatatatatatattggctgTAAAAGAATGACATTTTTTAAGCATTTGGTAGTTAACTTagggattttaattttaattgccgCTTGGAGAATACAGGCCCAAGTGAAGAGTAAACTTAAGAAATTGGGAGTTACTTGCAAATTGCTCTTGGCCACTGTTAAGGAGcagaaattttttattccaaaattatGTTTCCATGCGATTATGATTTCTTTGTTATACAATTTTTACATCCCTCTTATTATAatgaaattgtgatttcatcaaatatttttcCGTCCCAAGTATAACAACAGAAATATGTTTAATGTTTCCTTTGTATAAAGATGGGGTGTGAAGAAATTACAcaacaaaaatgtgtttttgtgtACAAAATCCAAAACAGAAatacatcaaatattttttcgCACCCCTTTTTTATACAATGCAAATGTGTTTTCATTAGacattttttcttgaattaagttaccttttttatttgaattaattttgatacaaattatattaatgacGACACACATTACTTTTATTaacaataatcaaattaattgttacataaattacctttttatttaaatttaaattaatgatgacataaattattctttttagttcaaatcaaaataatatcatgaattaatttgtttacaattaataaagataattcttataataattaaattaattatctttataaATGGTAACTTGCatccaattaattttattttgttgaaaaaatatattgagtattattaaaaatggtaagttatatcacaattaatttaattacttaaaaaggaTAACTtgcatttataattaattaaaaaatcataaaaacaaaaaaatacaacataaatatgatttcattgtgtttttttttaataaaaaaatatacaaccaGAATATGATTCCGTTGTGTGTGTCAATGAAgatcaaaatgaaattttgtttttattgtgtaGGAAGACATACGTAAGAAGAAGGGGAGAAGAATGAGGGGTGAAGTGTTTGAATAGGGGTGTAAAATAGTCTTTTTCAGAGAGTTTAAAGTTTTGTAGAGCAATCTTTGTAGGGACCAATAGTAACTCCCTAAGAAATTTCATTTGGACCGAGCCATGGccatttggatatgttgtttggCATTGGTGTGGGAATACCAAGAGACTATTGCTTCCTACACcccatgaaaattttaaaaccaacTGAATGAGCAAAAATGACCTTTAGGTCTCACTAGACACCCTTGTCTCACCCTAGCAAATCCAGTGTTTCGATGAGATCAATGACCTAACTGATTTTCACAACATTGGAGGAAAGTGAACGGTCAAAAGGGTTGTTGATGAGAAAAATCTTGTTAAGTGTTTATTGAAGTATTTAGAAGAGTGTCCAATACACATATTCCAAAAGTATAAATCTATTCTGgaatatatattatgaaatatGTTTCTGgattacttatatatttttggaatgcttaattattattttagtctttaaatttaaGGGATAtgattttttagtccttgaaatttaaaaatattttttttgtcctgaattttaacaatttgtttgttttaatctTTGTCACAATAAATTGATGATGATTTTTAGTACTATGATAGTTTTAAAATGCGgttaaaaataacaactaatttatgaaagataaaaactaCCACAAACTATCAATTTATTAAGCTAGAGACTAAAGAATAATTTgtcaaaattcaagaaaaaaaacatttttatattttagggactaaaaaaaacacatttcaaaTTCAGAAACTCAAGCAGTAATTAAGTCTTTTTTTAAACTAGTTTTGATAACAtagatcaatttttatatttattttaaaattttttgaaaCCAGTTTGATAAGAAAATGGATTGATTTTCCAAATTAAGTCATAATGTTGATTCATTttgaatttactttttaaaactatcagtgtaaaaaaaaatcaccacaaAGTGGTTAAAGACATAAAGTGtcaatttattatgttaataattaaaaaatgatttgtcaaagttcaaggactaaaaaattatttttaaatttcaaagacaaaaaaatatatcataaattcaatgactaaaataataattaattctttttggGAATGAccatttcataataaatttgatAGAATGTTGTAAACATTTTGGTATTTGTCTTATATTTCtacgaattaaaaaaattataaaattaaatatgtaaagaattatgattaaaatatgttttatgatatatatttcaaaataaataatatcatattatataaaacAGTATCTATTaagtcaaattttttattattaatatataattatttaaaaatataacgttttttttataaaaacaatatagaAAAGTAAAGCAAGTTAGAATCACTCGAATAAATATACCAAAAAAGAATCACTAAAatttgaacttatcaaaattaattttagaccaAATCAAATTAGTTTAGTGGGGGCAGAATCGTCCTCTTATGCCTTGCATTTGGACTTTCATTTGACAATGGCTCATGACTGCAACTTTCAACTCGATGGTTACTAAATTCGAAAGCTATCGTACCTGTAGCTTCCTTGAAATAATGTCATCCTTGACAAAGGCTATAAAAAAGTATAAGGATCCCATTAAAGATGGATCAAATGTCATACTTTGAGGCAAAGTTCCTTAGTAAAAGTGTCATTTATAAGGACTAGAGTTATgagataaaaataagttaaaaagtaacatattataattttataagaataaaaaaaatagatgaaaaattttataacaacaaattttttttactaattttatagaaacaaaaaatatattttaacctaaaaataataaaacatgagTTGACATCAGTAAAACATAAGTCACTAATATACTATGCTTCCTTATGAAATTAAGATAAactcattttcttaatttcctAAACACCGGTTCCTTGTAGAGAGGTAACACTTTCTAAATTACTACTCAAAACTCAAATAGTAGATGTAGATCTGAACAAACAAACTAAGTTAGCGACTCAAAATGCTTATATTAATCTAAAAACGCTTAATAAATGCTCTCATCTTAATAAAGGCTTATTATCAACACAAAATGCTTATTAACCTAAAAACGCCAAAACTCTTAATTCATCATCATAGGCAAGCTATTAACTTTTATGGCTTATTAGCTCACTAAATTTATCATCCTTGAGAGTCAGAAtacttttcacattttttacacGTATGCATTATCTCTGTTTTTTAAGCTTACAAGCAAATCCAatacttttcttttaatattgttCACTGGAATTTGCTAAACCACTACTAAATCGAAACAAATCTTTACCAAACTCAAAAGCTAAATTGTTGGAagaagacaaaaagaaaaaaaagaaaagaaaagaaaaaacaagggGATAGTATAGATATGTGAATCATTGATTCATTTTCCATCGAGTCTACGCACATGCTTATGCAATTCATCTCTACCCTATGTTAAAATAACACATTAAGATTAGTGTCTCTATCTCtcctgttataaaaaaaattgtcaaacatGCTCTTATTCTAGGATGTTTCGGATTGTGGGCGTAATATACTTGTCAACAGTGGAATGTTTGCAATATTACACATGTATTTACTAGGAAGGATCCACGGGAAAAAATAAATCCATTGCAATTGCAATATGCATTTTTTAtcgaataaataaataaagaagatttCGTGTGAACTTTGTGAAATGATTGAAAAGTACTAAAAAACACAATCATTGGTTACTTGTCAACATGGTACAAGCATGTACATGTGAAATTTCCCATATAAACTTAAGATACCTCATAAGAACCATTTTAACATGTAGGAAAATGTAGGCATCATAATGTATAAAACATGCTACATCTTTAAGTTACATCATTTATAATATCATGTATTatcttctctttcctttttatatttctattatatataCTCCTTGTAGGGTAAgatgattcatttttttaataattattaacataATAATCTTAAAGAACTAGTTTAAAGTGGAAGAAAGGGATGAACACAGTTGACTTGACCTTACTCGATTCCTTCCAACAGCACTCTTCTTCTCCCTGGTCATAATTCATTTGCAATTCTTGTTGAAACAATGCATCTAGAGGTATATGAACAAGTCTCACTATCTTTCTTGGTCTGCTGTCGGTGTTTGTGACCTCGAAATTTCGTTCACCAGTGTTTTGGGTTGAATTCTGCTTACCCTTCAAGTATTTTTCAGTTTCCcagaaaaaaatattggtgTGGCTAGTCAAAGTTGAGCTTTTTTTGTCCCTTTTGTTATCATAGTTTGATTCCTTCACCAAAGTTATATAAACATGTTGTATGTGTTTTGGAGTTTCAGCTAGAGACTTGGACAATTTTGGTTGCTATTGTGTGCATCTTGGTATTTCTTCTGAAGGAGTTTGTTATGGGAGGGAAGAGCTCAAAAGGGAGTGGTAGGAGGTATGATTTTGGTGCTTCTTCATCTTCAAGGGATAATAGCTATGGTGGATACCCTCCGCAATCACCATACACTTCTTATCAAACACCTCAGCACCCTTGTGCATCAGCATCAGCATCAGCTCCATTTTATGACTATGCACAGCCAAAAAGGAAGTTGGATAAGAAGTATTCCAGAATAGCTGATAATTACCGTTCTTTGGATGAGGTGATTAGATCATTGC encodes:
- the LOC100775448 gene encoding protein-tyrosine-phosphatase MKP1 isoform X3, with protein sequence MLGEAGKKDKAPPGGVAWKTYSRSVSWTDRSPNSRKPPTNSKTRPLLPPLQPLSINKRNVEEWPSAGSDDLGVWPLPQTPRGSSTSSSQQQPTKDFLFKRDKLAFFDKECSRIAEHIYLGSDTVAKNHELLRQNGITHVLNCVGFVCPEYFKGDFVYKTLWLQDSPTEDITSILYDVFDYFEDVREQGGRVLVHCCQGVSRSTALVIAYLMWREGQSFEDAFQFVKTARAVTNPNMGFACQLLQCQKRVHAMPASPNSVLKMYRMAPHSPYDPLHLVPKMVNQPGSQALDSRGAFIVHVPSAIYVWNGKHCDSVMSCNARSAAFQVIRYEGAKGPILTIHEGEEPPGFWIALSIEQRISGDSEKEVVIMEEPSEGMESAVEPVDSGMTTGPRKIDAYDLDFEIFHKALAGGVVPPFSLSDPGSETCLPAREQGWARLRRKFASGLLTSPKFICDADSTPCNDHQPSVSEEAAYEPLSPSSIPPCGSPDSFECYPNREKGSPEAMDFSVHGVASSLPLSPTGTSNPFPCFISCIPKFNSKSPTLSPSSSDYASSFTFSPSSTNWSDLSLVSSRQPSPSGLESAEPFYVKDASFSENSTLLHKDVSSPLEEFSANHTFGGANSNLQLKGSFLSIAERRGNHPPPLMLLPSASESSHVPKNNVEDCN
- the LOC100775448 gene encoding protein-tyrosine-phosphatase MKP1 isoform X1 → MLGEAGKKDKAPPGGVAWKTYSRSVSWTDRSPNSRKPPTNSKTRPLLPPLQPLSINKRNVEEWPSAGSDDLGVWPLPQTPRGSSTSSSQQQPTKDFLFKRDKLAFFDKECSRIAEHIYLGSDTVAKNHELLRQNGITHVLNCVGFVCPEYFKGDFVYKTLWLQDSPTEDITSILYDVFDYFEDVREQGGRVLVHCCQGVSRSTALVIAYLMWREGQSFEDAFQFVKTARAVTNPNMGFACQLLQCQKRVHAMPASPNSVLKMYRMAPHSPYDPLHLVPKMVNQPGSQALDSRGAFIVHVPSAIYVWNGKHCDSVMSCNARSAAFQVIRYEGAKGPILTIHEGEEPPGFWIALSIEQRISGDSEKEVVIMEEPSEGMESAVEPVDSGMTTGPRKIDAYDLDFEIFHKALAGGVVPPFSLSDPGSETCLPAREQGWARLRRKFASGLLTSPKFICDADSTPCNDHQPSVSEEAAYEPLSPSSIPPCGSPDSFECYPNREKGSPEAMDFSVHGVASSLPLSPTGTSNPFPCFISCIPKFNSKSPTLSPSSSDYASSFTFSPSSTNWSDLSLVSSRQPSPSGLESAEPFYVKDASFSENSTLLHKDVSSPLEEFSANHTFGGANSNLQLKGSFLSIAERRGNHPPPLMLLPSASESSHVPKNNVVRSLSFSLPELDDNVVKDDDTCKQSDRENKGKWLISDDYIISSGVEPQSEINDKEDRGTELCNKMAELDIEEKGNGMS
- the LOC100775448 gene encoding protein-tyrosine-phosphatase MKP1 isoform X2, coding for MLGEAGKKDKAPPGGVAWKTYSRSVSWTDRSPNSRKPPTNSKTRPLLPPLQPLSINKRNVEEWPSAGSDDLGVWPLPQTPRGSSTSSSQQQPTKDFLFKRDKLAFFDKECSRIAEHIYLGSDTVAKNHELLRQNGITHVLNCVGFVCPEYFKGDFVYKTLWLQDSPTEDITSILYDVFDYFEDVREQGGRVLVHCCQGVSRSTALVIAYLMWREGQSFEDAFQFVKTARAVTNPNMGFACQLLQCQKRVHAMPASPNSVLKMYRMAPHSPYDPLHLVPKMVNQPGSQALDSRGAFIVHVPSAIYVWNGKHCDSVMSCNARSAAFQVIRYEGAKGPILTIHEGEEPPGFWIALSIEQRISGDSEKEVVIMEEPSEGMESAVEPVDSGMTTGPRKIDAYDLDFEIFHKALAGGVVPPFSLSDPGSETCLPAREQGWARLRRKFASGLLTSPKFICDADSTPCNDHQPSVSEEAAYEPLSPSSIPPCGSPDSFECYPNREKGSPEAMDFSVHGVASSLPLSPTGTSNPFPCFISCIPKFNSKSPTLSPSSSDYASSFTFSPSSTNWSDLSLVSSRQPSPSGLESAEPFYVKDASFSENSTLLHKDVSSPLEEFSANHTFGGANSNLQLKGSFLSIAERRGNHPPPLMLLPSASESSHVPKNNVVLNRRVRLMTKRIVVQSYVIKWLSLT
- the LOC100775448 gene encoding protein-tyrosine-phosphatase MKP1 isoform X4 — protein: MLGEAGKKDKAPPGGVAWKTYSRSVSWTDRSPNSRKPPTNSKTRPLLPPLQPLSINKRNVEEWPSAGSDDLGVWPLPQTPRGSSTSSSQQQPTKDFLFKRDKLAFFDKECSRIAEHIYLGSDTVAKNHELLRQNGITHVLNCVGFVCPEYFKGDFVYKTLWLQDSPTEDITSILYDVFDYFEDVREQGGRVLVHCCQGVSRSTALVIAYLMWREGQSFEDAFQFVKTARAVTNPNMGFACQLLQCQKRVHAMPASPNSVLKMYRMAPHSPYDPLHLVPKMVNQPGSQALDSRGAFIVHVPSAIYVWNGKHCDSVMSCNARSAAFQVIRYEGAKGPILTIHEGEEPPGFWIALSIEQRISGDSEKEVVIMEEPSEGMESAVEPVDSGMTTGPRKIDAYDLDFEIFHKALAGGVVPPFSLSDPGSETCLPAREQGWARLRRKFASGLLTSPKFICDADSTPCNDHQPSVSEEAAYEPLSPSSIPPCGSPDSFECYPNREKGSPEAMDFSVHGVASSLPLSPTGTSNPFPCFISCIPKFNSKSPTLSPSSSDYASSFTFSPSSTNWSDLSLVSSRQPSPSGLESAEPFYVKDASFSENSTLLHKDVSSPLEEFSANHTFGGANSNLQLKGSFLSIAERRGNHPPPLMLLPSASESSHVPKNNVFRC